In the genome of Candidatus Cloacimonadota bacterium, one region contains:
- a CDS encoding nucleotidyltransferase domain-containing protein: protein LFGSYARNEANEDSDIDIAVVLDGLASRYKERERCSKIRARISLENNCVINLFFLEKNELLANEYALYRNIFNEGIII from the coding sequence TCTTTTTGGTTCTTATGCAAGGAATGAAGCAAATGAAGATTCTGATATAGATATTGCAGTAGTCCTTGATGGTCTTGCTAGTAGATACAAGGAAAGAGAACGCTGTAGTAAGATTCGGGCAAGAATCAGTTTAGAAAACAACTGCGTTATAAATTTGTTCTTTTTAGAGAAAAACGAATTGCTTGCAAATGAATATGCCCTGTATCGTAATATATTTAACGAAGGTATCATAATATGA
- a CDS encoding transposase — protein MTKCFGVGDSVTVKIKADGVGYSKKGNKMFFDINKNFKEFTNYKHSPAHLFLNNAYYIITAHTLKNLRPFYDDERKGILLDSIFMNFINRNDWKMIAYFVADNHYHLLMNSGNNAGKLSKIIADIHRFTAITINKMDNLIGRQVWYQYWDTVITSENSFYARFNYIHYNPVKHGYVKNSEDYKFCSYKNYFEKDENGMIFTMKKYPFDKVKVKEP, from the coding sequence ATGACGAAATGTTTTGGAGTCGGTGACTCTGTCACCGTAAAAATCAAAGCCGACGGAGTCGGCTACTCCAAAAAAGGAAATAAAATGTTCTTCGACATTAATAAGAATTTTAAAGAGTTTACAAATTACAAGCATTCTCCTGCACATCTTTTCCTGAATAATGCGTATTATATTATAACTGCTCATACATTAAAAAACTTAAGACCGTTTTATGATGATGAAAGAAAGGGGATTTTGCTTGACTCAATTTTTATGAATTTCATTAATCGAAACGATTGGAAAATGATTGCCTATTTTGTGGCGGATAATCATTATCATTTACTTATGAATTCAGGAAATAATGCTGGAAAATTATCAAAAATTATTGCTGATATTCATCGCTTTACAGCAATTACTATTAATAAGATGGATAACCTTATTGGCAGGCAGGTTTGGTATCAATACTGGGATACAGTGATAACTTCGGAAAATTCATTTTATGCCAGATTTAATTATATTCATTATAATCCCGTAAAACATGGTTATGTAAAAAATAGTGAAGATTACAAATTTTGCAGTTATAAAAATTATTTTGAAAAAGATGAAAATGGAATGATTTTTACAATGAAAAAATACCCATTTGATAAAGTAAAAGTAAAAGAACCATAA